A region of the Triplophysa rosa linkage group LG5, Trosa_1v2, whole genome shotgun sequence genome:
TCGACGTGCGGTCAAAGAGCTATTTATCACAGTCTGGGCCTGTCAGGGATCCCGATTGTCAATGTGAACAATAACTGTTCTACTGGCTCCACAGCTCTCTTTATGGCCCGTCAGCTCATTCAGGGAGGTGAGATATTTACTGCAATTTGCTGAACTTTCATAACATTCATCCTGAACCCTTGTTGCAAATGATTACGCAATGCTATAATAAtgcttttacatattttaacatACACTACCTGTCAAATATTTGTACACAAAGAaataattgttactagtaaaaatcTATCCTCCTGTTTCTCTCAGGTCTTGCTAATTGTGTTCTTGCCCTGGGCTTTGAGAAGATGGAAAGAGGTTCACTGTCTTCAAAGGTAATGCTGCAATGTCCTGTATTTTATCTATCTCATATGCTGTTGATATTGTATCTGTCTCATTGAGCCTCATGTTGGCAGTACATGGACAGAACCAATCCTATGGACAAGCACATGGAGGTGATGATCAACCGTTATGGTCTGGCAGCAGCTCCAGCTGCACCTCAGATGTTTGGAAATGCTGGTAGAGAACACATGGAGAAGTACGGTAAGAGCTGAGAATGAATCAAGACAGCTTGTGCTTTTAAAACTACTGTAGACAAAGTTGTGGGACATGATTAGTTctgtattttaaagggatagttcacccaaaatgaaaattctgtcatgaattactcgccctcaagttgttccaaatctgtatacatttctttgtttggctgaacacaaagaaagatatttggaagaatgttagcaactgacatttctggggcatcattgactatcatagttattgtattgtatatattttttgttctttcttaacacaaaagaagatattttgaggaatttaggaaagcgaaagttctggggcacctttgactcccattttcattttttctattatggtagtcaatgatgccccacaAATGTCAggtgctaacatttttccaaatatctttctttgtgttcaacagaactactaaatttatacagatttggaacaactagagtaattcatgacagaattttcatttttgggtgaactccgAGTCAATGTTGTCAAACTTTGTTTTTTAAGCGATGCATGCTAATGGAAGCGGTCTTGTTTAGGCACAAAACCAGAACATTTCGCCAAAATTGCTTGGAAGAACCACAAACATTCCATCAATAATCCGTAAGTTTGAGCAATGATTTGTTGTAAAGacaaaatctgtacttttattttgttgtgtCGGAGGCTATTGGAAGTATTCAGGTTCCCTCCGTGACTTAATGGGAAACAAATGATCACACTTGCGTTTCACTAAACTGTTTGAATGCTGAAGCGATGTTTGGTTAGTAATTTTGGTTCCATGCTTTTCTTTCACAATCCCACTCAGTTACTCGCAATTTCGGGACGAATATTCTCTGGAGCAGGTCATTAATTCCAGGAAGGTGTTTGAGTTCCTCACACTCTTACAGTGTTGGTAAGTGCATCATATCGTGAGCAGAGAAATATGAGGAATATGGATGTATTCATATCTTAAACTGAACTGCGATGACCAAGAACGTTTCTCAAGTACATTTCTCAAATCTACCGCAATTGGCAGGtgtgttaaaaaatgttgattttagACCGTGCTTTATTGTCAAACTGTGAGCCATTCATGGTGACCACATCAAACTGTCTTACAGAAGCCTGTTGTCTTTTACTTTCCTCTAGTCCTACGTCAGATGGAGCAGGAGCTGCAGTTCTGGCCAGTGAGGAGTTTGTGAGGAGGAATGGATTGGAGAATAAGGCAGTGGAGATCATAGCTCAAGAGATGGTCACAGACCTCTCCACTACATTTGAAGAGAACAGCTGTTTGAAAATGGTAAGATTAACTGACGCCGAGACACTTAACCTCCTAAACTACCAGAAGTAATATTTGATGTATTCCAAATTGATGACTCTTCCTTTGGTATTTGGAGGCTATTCAGGTCAAGTCTGTTTTATACGCTTTCTGCTTTTACTATTTCTTCTCCACTCTCCATTCTCCGTCCACCATAGGTTGGTTATGACATGACCCGTGTTGCTGCTAAGAAGTGTTTTGACATGGCTGGTCTGAGGCCGTCAGATGTTGATGTCATTGAGCTGCATGACTGCTTCTCTGCCAATGAGCTCATCACATATGAAGCTCTGGGACTGTGTCCTGAGGGTAAGACTGGACCTTTACCATTTTTACCTAGAAGATATATCTTGAATTAAAACGGATTTTGTTTTAGgaacatttaacaatcctaAAAGTATTTGCAATTTTGTTGACTTAATGCTCTTTTTTTCATCATTCCAGGTAAAGCTGGTGAGCTGATTGATCGGGGTGATAATACATATGGTGGTAAATGGGTGGTAAACCCCAGTGGAGGACTCATATCAAAAGGACACCCTCTTGGAGCCACAGGTACAGTTTAGAGATATGGTCAAGGTTCAATGCCAATTAAGCtcaaattcatttttcattttgtttattttgtgttttgcttatTTGGTATGTATCACAGTTGTGGTCAGTGTTTCACACTCAAAATACAATAGTTGGGAGGCAGAGAGAGGGTTTGGGTCTTCTTATTGTGATTCTTGGCAAAAATAGATAATCATGCTATTTAATATCAGAGCTAATGTTAATACCAGTAAATTGTGACACCtctaatatttgtatttaaataaccACAATTATTATGGAGCTTTTTTAGCTGAAGTCTACTCACTGCCAGCAGGGGGTGTCCTTTCTCTCAAATAATGAACCAACCTGGCTCGAGATTAACATACTGGGCATGTTAAACTGGTTTGTGTCCGGTATAAAGTGTGCTTTTTCTACATCCCTCTAACCTTTTTATTCTTTCATCTCTGTTACTTCCCGTCATTGTTTTGAATGAACAAATGTAGTGGTTCGGTTGAGGAGGTTAAAGGTCAGATGATGTCAGTGTTTAGTCATACATATGCTTCCACTCAATCCTTTCCGTTTTTTTAACAATctgattcatttatttctttgcaCACAGTGTTTCTAATTGCTTAACGTTAACAGTTTAATGACATTCGGGACTTTCGGCTCTTCCACAAACAGTTAAGGGTCACTGGCCTGCACCGGCTGCCTGAAAAGGTCTTACTCTAAATCCCTTATCTTGTTGAGGTAATGAGCAAAACTTCAAGCAGTTTAACCCAACAGGATAAAATGCTCAGCCTAAGCATTAACACAGATTCATACTGACGGATTAAGGTGGGGTGTCAAGTCACTGGTCATCCATGCAGCGTTGATTCAATTTTGAATGCAATGACAAAAGAATGAAATAACTAAACTTATTTCAtctattgaaaatgaaaatgctgtcatcatttacttacccacttgtcatttcaaacctgtattcggttaccaactttcttcaaaataacttcttttgtgttttgcggaagcaagaaagtcatacactgcaaagaagttattttgaagaaagttggtaaccgaatacaggtttgaaatgacaagtgggtaagtaaatgatgacagaatttaaaaaaatttggtgaactatcactgtaAGCTTCATTTATTCTTGTAGTGGTTAGTAAAAATGTGGTTAGTACCACacgttctttctttttttttaatgtgctttGGTAATTATATTTGGTAAGTATATTGAAGAACCATGTACTAATCAATACTATGGTTTTGGTAATACTATTGCCACCATAGTTCTTGTTGTTGAAGAACAGTTTATagggaaaaaatataatatactgtacacttcATTATCCCCTTTATGACATTTCTATTGGCACTGAGTTCATAGTAATTATTTATTGACAAAAGAATCAACAGATCATGGAATGCAGCGATGTGAAGTGTAGATTTAGAGCATAAAGGGCAGAAGACAGTGTGGTGGATGAACTGTGGCCTGTTTTCACGGCTCAGGTTTGGCTCAGTGTGCAGAGCTGTGCTGGCAGCTGAGAGGGGAGGCGGGGCTTCGGCAGGTCCCTGGGGCAAAGGTCGCCCTTCAGCACAACATTGGTCTTGGTGGAGCGGTGGTGGTCACTCTCTACAGGATGGGGTTCCCTCAAGAAACAAGGTATGTTTAACTGAACTGTTACCAATGCATTTAATGGGTATTATGACTGGCAAAGATATTTTTAGGTAACCTTTtaactattgtttttatatggaATAGATATTTTTTAAGTTAGCTTTAAGTTTGATCAGAAATACATAAATGCCCTTTAGATATCTGTTTTAATAGATACATACATTTTaagaaattatgttttatttagaatattatattcattattatttggttagtttcaTGTTTGTTCTAATACTGAAGTTGGGTCCAAAAGCCAAGGCTGTTATGGCTATATGACCTGTTACACATATTAGCCTACACGTATTCTATATGCATCAtacgtttttcctttttttgaagTTTTACATACTTGAAAAGCAGAACTTTGACCTTTGTACACACGGTTCTAAATGTACTGTACTAAATGTCCTCAGTTCTCGAATTGCTGCAGTTCCCACCAGTGCTTCCAGTGAACTTGCGGGATTCAAAGCGCATACGGTCTTCAAAGAGATTGAAAAGAAACTAGCGGAGGTAATTCATCAGAATGGGCTGTCTGTCACCAATTATAACAAAAGGTTCTCTGTGAATTGACAGTGGTTTGTTTATCTCATTCACACCTATTAGGCATAAAAATGATACTGGCAGAAGGACAAGATTCAACAATGACCTGTTCGAGTGGCTAATTTCCTAGACATAATAATATGCCTGAATACAcataaaatgactttttaaatgAAGATGTTGAGTGCTAGGATTGTGATTGTTGAAGTCATTTCAGACAGTTTAGGTTCTTTGATAAATATAATGCAATGGTAGGTGAAGTATCTGTCAAGAGCTATCATCTGAAATGTAATCTTGAATCCAATATTAAGTCTATTTTTGCTCTCTGCGTGTTAAGGTGTTAACTGCCAATTTTTGCTGTGATTTCTTTTTCTATTAAAGTGAAGTTGGACGACCAGTGCTTTTCAGTAGGACTGaaagatgaaaaaaatctatttccttttttatttctcaCAGGATGGAGAGGACTTTGTCAAGAAAATCGGAGGTGTTTTTGCCTTTAAAGTGAAGGATGGTCCAGGTGGAAAAGAGGCATTGTGGGTAGTGGACGTAAAAAATGGCAAAGGCTCAGTGACTAATGATGCAGGTGTGAgggcttttattttatatttatatcctcacctttaaaatgcaaaaatatccCCAGCCCCTGTTAAACGATCCAATTCTCATTTTCTCAAGTTTGATtcaatgaattattaaaaaacaagtCTTTTATTTGCCAATATCTTAAAAATGTTTGCTACACTCACAGGTAAAAGTGCAGACTGCACCATTGCTATGGCTGACTCTGATCTTTCGGCCATGATGACAGGACAGATGAATCCACAAACAGTACGTTTACAGTATTATTTATTGTAGGGCTTACAAGGCACTGCAATCATGCACTGTATTGACAATGATAACATTCTGGTTAGAGATTTAACCAAAATTCCTAACCCTGTATTGAAAGCGTTCAGTCTACTCTAAGTTAAATCGTAAATGATTTTTTACATGTATCTTTTACATTCATACTGAAACATGATTGGTCTTGTCATCTGGGCTTATGTTTATACATTCATAATCGCTGTCAAACAACATAGTGAGTTCTTGTGTGCGGCCAAAAACAAGACGCTTGAGTATCATGACAATAATTACTCTTTTGCTGCCTTGCAAGGATTAGTATTTCCTAACAGTGTCACAAGTGAAGCTCAACTAGTAGAACATGGTGAtaacaacaccaaggtcatcTACTGCATTGTCTCTAGTAGTTTTGCTCATACTTAGGGAAATCCTGTCAGGTGTTCGTAAGGATGACATTTTTGATTGAAGAATTGCAATTGTAAGCCATAATGCTGGTCAATGACATTGCCGCTTAGCATTTCAGTTTAGTCCACTGTCAGggatgacctttgacctgtggGCTGTGATGTACAGTCAATCCATCAGACTGATTTGTGTGGAGATTAACATGCAGTTACTTTGACATTCCCATGTCCCGGCTTTAGCTACATCATACAGTAAATCGAGTTTATCTGTCAACGACTGGTAAACAGAGTTCTTGTAGAATGCAGAATTTACCCACATGagtttttgtatttaaagcTGCTGTAAAATGCAGATAAACACACACGGTGACTGGTGGCACATTCTACTGTTTACTAACGTTTTACATGACTATATTGCATGACATCCATAAACAGTCTACAGTTGGGATGATGACCTGGTACTTAGAAGagaatttgtttatttctgaatattattattactattaataGGAATAAACAATTGAGAGATTATTGGCctattttattatattgctGGTTCAGCCATTTTAACCATATAAACAATAAACCTTAAACCTTTTGcttattattaaacaaacagttttttaCTCCAAACAATAGTAGTTGTCAATAGCTTTTTTAAACGTCTATGATATAAGAGAGAGATATGAGATAAAtgctgtttttgtcatttttagtgttaaggtctttgcacatacagtccgaaattttcgtatgcgttttttcgtattaggctctcgtttgtacggtgtctctgaattgttataaaaggccactcaaaatgcttgacggatgctaaaaacgcagaaaatcgaacccggtccgaatttttttatgacggacaaaAATATctgaggcagtgtgtaaatgtgattgacacaacgtgaggtcgtatttattttttaacgtgcggaaatttcggacgcaaatttcagactcaatgtgcaatgggctttagccTCTGAAAATCTGTGTGATTCCAAATAAGACTAATGGCTGCTGCGTGAGTCAAAGCTCGAAACATTCTGTGGATTGATAGcttgaaaaatatgtttttataattcCTTAGAAATTCTGTAGTGATTAACACCCACCTGTGTTGACCCATCTGTGTGGCGCTACATTTACATCAAATGCTTTGACTGCAGTTGCATTTGAAAATTAGCGACACTTCAAACAGCAATCCACCATAACAGGAAACAGTTTCAGTTTAATCCTGGCAAGCCGAACCATTCAGAGGTCAAACTCTGTAAACATCTCATGTGTACACAGCAAATATCATAACAGATGTTGTAACAGCAGTCATAAATAATCGATTTCTACTTGATATTTTATTTGCCATGTTATTATTAGTATGAGAAAATTtggtttcttcatttttttaatgaattatccatgtatcaaaatatatttctaaacCATTTTGAATTGTTCAAGTTTCTTTCTACCAATTGCTAATTCATTCATTCTCTCCTATTTTAAGGCATTTTTCCAAGGAAAACTGAAGATAACTGGGAATATGGGAATGGCAATGAAACTTCAGAGCTTACAGCTGACAGCAGGCAAAGCCAAACTGTGACTTCTTTTGCCTAGCAAAAAATATCAGTGCAAATGTGAAATGCGTAAGGGTGTTAATttcaaaagaaggaaattattacattacattatttgaTAACACTAACAGTATTTGCATAAAccattttttatgcatttcGATTATGTTAATTTAACCGAAGAACAGCTTTTTTTCATGAGTGCAAACAAAGCATGAAAGGGTTACTCAAAAAGTAACAATATGCTCACTGATCTACTATCTTCTAAGTTGCTAACATGAAAAAATGGATATACGTGTAATATACATCAAATACCTAAACTACGGATCAACAATAAAATCCGCAggaaatatacatttgcatttagtcatttagcagacccatttatccaaagcgacttacagagagttcagggagcaataagcaatGTCCCAGTTAAAGTCAAATAAATCAAGTGGCCTttctttaatttacatttacatttattgattaagcagacacttttatcgaAAGTGAGTAAGCAACTTTGCTGTGAAGCTGTGAAACTATAATTAGTTAATCACAACCTGATTTGGCCTTTATAATGTTCCTGTAACTAGCTAGTTTTTCAACTTTCGGTGTTGGGAACATTGTCACTTTTAATGaattgtatattaattatacaattatttgtaCAATTGTATATTAATCTGTaaaaaatcttaataaatatttcttaaacagCTGTCATTCTACTGTAATAATAAAAGTTTGATTATGTTTTAGAGATGTATTTAGACATGAGCAAATTGCACATTCAGCCTGTACCTGGATATACAGTTTGGATGCCTTAACTTTATGTTGCAAGTAAAATGGATTTAAAAAACCTATTTCTTCCTCAACTTTGTGTTAAACTAGTTTCCGGTTTAAATTTGCCAATGCATCAAATTAGGGCTTCTCCTAGTAAGTGTACGGCAAGATAATTTACTATGTTGTTAAACATAGTAAATGTTTaaccacagcagagcagtgcagtgttggcttgctcaccgggagactgcatttatttattcatttatttattagatattatttattagaatgatcttgcttggtctataaacacatgcactgtgctgtgttttacctttctgtgtttttcttatttgctcctgtaaagctgctttggaacaatgcacattgtgagaagcgctatataaataaaattgaattgaattgaattaaaccCTGCGAGGAAAGAAGATTGGAGCTCAGCAGCAGTCAGAAGAAAGGAAATGTGTCTATGACTCAACAAGAAGCAGC
Encoded here:
- the scp2a gene encoding sterol carrier protein 2, with translation MAPAKNRVFVIGVGMTKFEKPGARDIDYPDMAKEAGERALADAGIKYSAIQQACVGYVYGDSTCGQRAIYHSLGLSGIPIVNVNNNCSTGSTALFMARQLIQGGLANCVLALGFEKMERGSLSSKYMDRTNPMDKHMEVMINRYGLAAAPAAPQMFGNAGREHMEKYGTKPEHFAKIAWKNHKHSINNPYSQFRDEYSLEQVINSRKVFEFLTLLQCCPTSDGAGAAVLASEEFVRRNGLENKAVEIIAQEMVTDLSTTFEENSCLKMVGYDMTRVAAKKCFDMAGLRPSDVDVIELHDCFSANELITYEALGLCPEGKAGELIDRGDNTYGGKWVVNPSGGLISKGHPLGATGLAQCAELCWQLRGEAGLRQVPGAKVALQHNIGLGGAVVVTLYRMGFPQETSSRIAAVPTSASSELAGFKAHTVFKEIEKKLAEDGEDFVKKIGGVFAFKVKDGPGGKEALWVVDVKNGKGSVTNDAGKSADCTIAMADSDLSAMMTGQMNPQTAFFQGKLKITGNMGMAMKLQSLQLTAGKAKL